A part of Candidatus Eisenbacteria bacterium genomic DNA contains:
- a CDS encoding immune inhibitor A domain-containing protein: MRRLEHRPAPLSPVLLLTLIAAAVCAASPPVPGKKGPQAPHVVRSSRLEPEAPPPFRRAARAPSLGAATFQVLAIRVAFSDTPIESSTTYYERQLLFMGQYWNQVSDGQVVLQSTLHDSVFTLPRPMAYYGDDALFQERVVHLVRDAVQAADPTVDFRPVQSLILFHAGAGQEADIFDDSRGQIWSAFVTPDDFEAILPDTSGLGRIGIATNDTISPGVVRMIAEAVEVPERESQDTFSFGLQGVLVHEFGHQLGRLQGQISMPDLYDTDGDEGGSSQGVGAWCIMGGGVWNANGFVPSGPSAWTKLWLGFLAPQRIVADGPYSVSRLSGAVSAAPRALQIPITQSEYFLIENRDHDPDRNGTFSFDDVDGDGCFDYYQDSFAGAEYDFFLPAHLTPPDPDSCDAGTYVEGSGILIYHIDDSKIEAGIRSNTVNADATRKGVDVEEADGVQDLDQPPSASNAGSPDDVFRAGWRDRFTPDTSPSTAAYPDERTGISVTGISAADSVMTLTIVFDRNLAGWPKTLTGRIRSLPSVAADLDGDGTLEVVVPLQRLNNTGAIY; the protein is encoded by the coding sequence GTGCGACGTCTCGAGCACCGGCCCGCACCGCTCAGTCCGGTCCTCCTCCTCACGCTCATCGCCGCCGCCGTCTGCGCGGCCTCTCCCCCGGTTCCCGGCAAGAAGGGACCCCAGGCGCCCCATGTCGTCCGGTCCAGCCGGTTGGAGCCCGAGGCGCCGCCGCCGTTCCGGCGCGCCGCGCGAGCGCCGTCGCTCGGCGCCGCGACCTTCCAGGTCCTCGCGATTCGGGTCGCCTTCAGTGACACGCCGATCGAGTCCTCGACCACGTACTACGAGCGCCAGCTCCTCTTCATGGGCCAGTACTGGAACCAGGTCTCCGACGGGCAGGTGGTGCTCCAGTCCACGCTCCACGACTCGGTCTTCACCCTGCCCCGGCCCATGGCCTACTACGGAGACGACGCCCTCTTCCAGGAGCGGGTCGTTCACCTCGTTCGCGACGCCGTCCAGGCGGCCGATCCGACGGTGGACTTCAGGCCGGTGCAGAGCCTGATCCTCTTCCACGCGGGCGCCGGGCAGGAAGCGGACATCTTCGACGACAGCCGCGGGCAGATCTGGTCCGCGTTCGTGACCCCCGACGACTTCGAAGCCATTCTCCCCGACACGAGCGGGCTCGGCCGCATCGGCATCGCGACCAACGACACGATCTCCCCGGGCGTCGTGCGCATGATCGCGGAGGCGGTCGAGGTGCCCGAGCGCGAGAGCCAGGACACGTTCTCGTTCGGGCTCCAGGGAGTGCTCGTGCACGAGTTCGGCCACCAGCTCGGCCGGCTCCAGGGCCAGATCTCGATGCCCGACCTCTACGACACGGACGGCGACGAGGGCGGATCCTCGCAAGGAGTCGGGGCCTGGTGCATCATGGGAGGCGGCGTGTGGAACGCGAACGGCTTCGTTCCTTCGGGACCGAGCGCATGGACGAAGCTCTGGCTCGGGTTCCTCGCGCCTCAGCGCATCGTCGCGGACGGACCCTACAGCGTGTCCCGTCTCTCGGGCGCGGTCTCGGCCGCCCCGCGCGCGCTCCAGATCCCGATCACGCAGTCCGAGTACTTCCTGATCGAGAACCGGGATCACGATCCCGACCGGAACGGAACGTTCTCCTTCGACGACGTGGACGGCGACGGCTGCTTCGACTACTACCAGGACTCCTTCGCCGGCGCCGAGTACGACTTCTTCCTTCCCGCGCATCTCACGCCTCCCGATCCCGACTCGTGCGACGCGGGAACGTATGTCGAGGGCTCGGGGATCCTCATCTATCACATCGACGACTCCAAGATCGAGGCGGGGATCCGCAGCAACACGGTGAACGCGGACGCGACCCGCAAGGGAGTCGATGTCGAGGAAGCGGACGGCGTCCAGGACCTCGACCAGCCGCCGAGCGCCTCCAACGCGGGGAGCCCGGACGATGTCTTCCGGGCGGGATGGCGGGACCGGTTCACGCCGGACACGAGCCCCTCGACCGCCGCGTACCCCGACGAGCGGACCGGGATCTCGGTGACCGGGATCAGCGCCGCCGACAGCGTGAT